A stretch of Lathyrus oleraceus cultivar Zhongwan6 chromosome 6, CAAS_Psat_ZW6_1.0, whole genome shotgun sequence DNA encodes these proteins:
- the LOC127097203 gene encoding NADH dehydrogenase [ubiquinone] 1 alpha subcomplex subunit 1 — protein MALHWLEAVLPLGIIAGMLCVAGNAQYYIHRAAHGRPKHIGNDLWDVAMERRDKKLVDQASN, from the coding sequence atggCGTTGCATTGGTTAGAAGCTGTACTTCCTCTCGGAATCATTGCCGGAATGCTCTGTGTTGCCGGAAACGCTCAGTACTACATCCACAGAGCCGCTCACGGCCGACCTAAACACATCGGTAACGACTTGTGGGATGTCGCCATGGAACGAAGGGACAAGAAGCTCGTTGATCAAGCTTCTAATTAA